In Paraburkholderia sp. BL23I1N1, a genomic segment contains:
- the dcd gene encoding dCTP deaminase — MTIKSDKWIRRMAASHNMIEPFAPDQVRVAEDGRKIVSYGTSSYGYDIRCADEFKIFTNINSTIVDPKNFDEKSFVDFKGDVCIIPPNSFALARTVEYFRIPRSVLTVCLGKSTYARCGIIVNVTPFEPEWEGHVTLEFSNTTPLPAKIYANEGVAQVLFFESDEICETSYADRGGKYQGQHGVTLPKT, encoded by the coding sequence ATGACTATCAAATCCGACAAGTGGATCCGGCGCATGGCCGCGTCGCACAACATGATCGAGCCGTTTGCACCCGATCAGGTTCGTGTCGCCGAAGACGGCCGGAAGATTGTCAGCTACGGCACGTCGAGCTACGGCTACGACATCCGTTGCGCCGACGAATTCAAGATCTTCACCAACATCAACTCGACCATCGTCGATCCGAAGAACTTTGACGAGAAGTCGTTTGTCGACTTCAAGGGCGATGTTTGCATCATCCCGCCGAACTCGTTCGCGCTGGCCCGCACGGTCGAGTATTTCCGCATTCCGCGCAGCGTCCTGACCGTGTGTCTGGGCAAATCCACGTACGCGCGGTGCGGGATCATCGTCAACGTCACGCCGTTCGAGCCGGAATGGGAAGGGCACGTTACGCTCGAATTCTCAAATACGACACCTTTGCCTGCGAAAATCTACGCGAACGAAGGCGTCGCCCAGGTACTGTTTTTCGAAAGCGACGAGATTTGTGAAACGTCGTACGCGGATCGCGGCGGCAAATATCAAGGTCAGCACGGCGTCACGTTGCCCAAGACGTGA
- a CDS encoding bestrophin family protein: MIIRPHLHWFRMLLAWRGSVLPQLLPRLFLIFCISIVAVAAHDHLLPVSLNLNTTTPFSLVGIALAVFLGFRNNASYDRWWEARKLWGQLLNEARSLTRQAITLPNKPLPKAEIETFTTVLSTIPHALRHQLRKSDPSEDLVARLPKPLFDRVMASRYKPATLMLWLGEWVKRHAQAGAIDPVAVLAFDRNLNGLSDVIGGCERIVSTPLPFAYSVMIHRTVYFFCASLPFGLVDSIGIFTPVFAVFVAYTFMAHEAIASQIEEPFGTDDNDLALEAMSLATEDAMRDLLGEPALARPLSKTEAYVLT; encoded by the coding sequence ATGATCATCCGCCCACATCTCCATTGGTTCCGCATGCTGCTTGCGTGGAGGGGCTCCGTCCTCCCACAACTCCTGCCGCGCCTCTTCCTGATCTTCTGCATTTCGATCGTCGCTGTGGCCGCTCACGACCACCTGCTGCCGGTCTCGCTCAATCTCAACACCACCACCCCATTCTCGCTAGTCGGCATCGCCTTGGCCGTCTTTCTGGGCTTCAGAAACAACGCTAGCTACGACCGCTGGTGGGAAGCCCGCAAACTGTGGGGCCAACTGCTGAACGAAGCACGCTCGCTCACCCGCCAGGCAATCACGCTGCCAAACAAGCCATTGCCCAAAGCAGAAATCGAGACATTCACAACCGTCCTCAGTACGATCCCCCATGCGTTGCGTCACCAGCTTCGCAAAAGCGACCCGAGCGAAGACCTCGTCGCACGCCTGCCGAAACCGTTATTTGACCGCGTCATGGCGTCGCGCTACAAACCGGCAACGCTCATGCTCTGGCTAGGCGAATGGGTCAAGCGCCACGCGCAAGCGGGCGCAATCGATCCCGTGGCTGTGCTCGCCTTCGATCGAAACCTGAATGGCCTGTCGGATGTGATCGGCGGCTGCGAGCGCATCGTGTCGACGCCGCTGCCCTTCGCCTACTCAGTGATGATTCACCGCACGGTGTATTTCTTCTGCGCATCGCTGCCGTTCGGATTGGTCGACAGCATCGGGATCTTCACACCGGTCTTCGCAGTGTTCGTCGCGTACACCTTCATGGCGCACGAAGCAATCGCATCGCAGATCGAAGAGCCGTTCGGCACCGATGACAACGACCTCGCGCTCGAAGCGATGTCGCTCGCTACCGAAGACGCCATGCGCGACCTGCTAGGGGAGCCGGCACTGGCTCGGCCCTTGTCGAAAACCGAAGCCTATGTGCTCACGTAA
- a CDS encoding superoxide dismutase family protein — MGKRIDGQAVYAFIVLAASSVLLCGCSTFLRPQEKRADAQLLPTVGNQARGLVTFIERSDGVQVTYNLAGLPPNSDHALQVHERGDCNAADGSSAGQVFSPAAERLKAGARVEGDLGNIHADSNGVATGFIVAPDVSLDGIRSVLQRAVLLHHDATDPYAYPQHGAGPALACGLIRQ; from the coding sequence ATGGGAAAACGAATCGACGGGCAGGCGGTGTATGCGTTCATCGTCCTGGCTGCCAGCAGCGTGCTGTTATGCGGCTGCAGCACGTTCCTGAGACCACAGGAAAAGCGTGCCGACGCGCAGTTGCTGCCCACCGTGGGCAATCAGGCGCGCGGCCTCGTCACGTTCATCGAGCGTTCGGACGGCGTGCAGGTCACCTACAATCTTGCGGGCTTGCCGCCCAATAGCGACCACGCCTTGCAAGTGCATGAGCGCGGCGACTGCAATGCCGCCGACGGCTCGAGCGCCGGGCAGGTGTTCTCGCCGGCAGCCGAGCGTCTGAAAGCAGGTGCCCGGGTCGAAGGCGATCTTGGCAACATCCACGCGGATTCGAATGGCGTGGCCACCGGCTTCATCGTTGCGCCGGACGTGTCGCTCGACGGTATCCGTTCGGTGCTGCAACGCGCGGTCCTGTTGCATCACGACGCGACCGACCCCTATGCATATCCGCAGCATGGCGCAGGCCCCGCGCTTGCATGCGGGCTGATTCGCCAGTGA
- a CDS encoding OmpA family protein produces the protein MNAKIMTRLAVFAVAGSLLAGCASQQGTDTAVGTGVGAATGAAIGAIFGGGKGAAIGAGAGAAVGGITGYNWQAIHNKLSGATKGTGTQITEQPDGSLKLNIPSSVTFDTNSYAVKPSFAPVLDQLTQTMQQNPELIAQVIGYTDSTGQPAYNQTLSVNRAQSVTGYLGQRGVAPQRLSAQGMGQNQPVADNNTEAGRAANRRVEIYLRATAQHTTQ, from the coding sequence ATGAATGCAAAAATCATGACTCGCCTTGCCGTTTTCGCCGTTGCCGGCTCGTTGCTGGCCGGCTGCGCAAGCCAACAGGGCACTGACACGGCAGTTGGCACGGGCGTGGGCGCCGCCACCGGCGCGGCGATCGGCGCGATCTTCGGCGGCGGCAAGGGCGCGGCGATCGGCGCGGGCGCCGGCGCAGCGGTCGGCGGCATCACCGGCTACAACTGGCAAGCCATTCACAACAAGCTGTCGGGCGCCACCAAGGGCACCGGCACCCAAATCACCGAGCAGCCGGACGGCTCGCTCAAGCTGAACATCCCGAGCTCGGTCACGTTCGACACCAACAGCTACGCGGTCAAGCCGTCGTTCGCACCGGTGCTGGATCAACTGACGCAGACCATGCAGCAGAATCCGGAACTGATCGCTCAAGTGATCGGCTACACGGATAGCACGGGGCAGCCGGCTTACAACCAGACGCTGTCGGTTAACCGCGCGCAAAGCGTGACGGGCTACCTGGGGCAACGCGGCGTCGCGCCGCAACGCCTGTCGGCACAAGGCATGGGCCAGAACCAGCCGGTTGCTGACAACAACACCGAAGCCGGCCGTGCAGCAAACCGTCGCGTGGAAATCTATCTGCGCGCCACGGCTCAGCACACCACGCAATAA
- a CDS encoding lysozyme inhibitor LprI family protein produces the protein MRAVRSLLDAEGWRRAFGALALTSAMSVAGLGIVPLQAHAEVAAADPIDASMRTCLARSDMSSTVGQVQCMDNARIGWKSALDAAWQQLQTKLPPAQRKQWERSQASWQASRDAEKPLLGAVFATTHGTMYALAEADMQLQPVRDRALALRSAAAKISAGGDPPHRPRACNADAQCEHAMFDLNRYYRRLQAKMPVRSRSTLTRAQKAWTAYLNATATLVDERGRVDIIGARVATLKRLSETVGND, from the coding sequence ATGCGGGCAGTGAGGTCCCTGCTGGACGCTGAGGGCTGGCGGCGTGCGTTTGGCGCGCTGGCCCTGACGTCGGCGATGTCGGTGGCGGGACTTGGCATCGTGCCGCTTCAGGCGCATGCCGAGGTCGCCGCCGCCGATCCGATCGATGCGTCTATGCGCACGTGTCTGGCGCGCAGCGACATGTCGTCGACGGTGGGTCAGGTGCAGTGCATGGACAACGCGCGAATTGGCTGGAAGTCCGCGTTGGACGCTGCGTGGCAGCAGCTTCAGACGAAGTTGCCGCCCGCGCAACGCAAGCAGTGGGAGAGGAGCCAGGCTAGCTGGCAGGCCTCGCGCGATGCCGAGAAGCCTTTGTTGGGCGCGGTGTTCGCAACAACGCACGGCACGATGTATGCGCTGGCCGAAGCCGATATGCAATTGCAGCCGGTGCGTGATCGGGCGCTGGCGCTGCGCAGCGCGGCGGCGAAGATAAGCGCGGGCGGCGATCCGCCGCACCGTCCGCGAGCCTGTAACGCAGACGCGCAGTGCGAACACGCGATGTTTGATTTGAACCGCTATTACCGGCGCTTGCAGGCGAAGATGCCGGTGCGGTCGCGTTCTACTCTTACGCGTGCGCAGAAGGCATGGACTGCGTATCTGAATGCGACTGCGACGCTGGTCGATGAGCGCGGCCGCGTCGATATCATCGGTGCGCGGGTGGCCACGCTCAAGCGTTTGTCGGAGACAGTCGGTAACGACTGA
- the metG gene encoding methionine--tRNA ligase, protein MSAPATDLSAGAPSGRRQILVTSALPYANGQIHIGHLVEYIQTDIWVRTLRMHGHEVYYVGADDTHGTPVMLRAEKEGLTPKQLIDRVWQEHKRDFDSFGISFDNYYSTDSEENRVLSESVYLALKEDGLIEARDIEQAYDPVKEMFLPDRFIKGECPKCGAKDQYGDSCEVCGSTYLPTDLVNPYSVVSGATPIRKTSTHYFFRLSDPRCENFLREWVSGLAQPEATNKMREWLGDAGEAKLADWDISRDAPYFGFEIPGAPGKYFYVWLDAPVGYYASFKNLAEKRGLDFDAWIRRGSTAEQYHFIGKDILYFHTLFWPAMLEFSGHRTPTNVFAHGFLTVDGAKMSKSRGTFITAESVIDTGLNPEWLRYYFAAKLNSTMEDLDLNLDDFQARVNSDLVGKYVNIASRAAGFLIKRFEGRVQDSAMQHSLLATLRAAVPQIASNYEAREYNRALRQTMELADAVNAYVDTAKPWDQAKDPVNAVALHETCSVSIEAFRLLSLALKPVLPKLAEAVEAFLGIEPLVWADANAPLSSTRPINAYKHLMTRVDPKQIEALIAANRDSLQATPEAAAPADAKAKSKAAKAAAADKDETPGVISIDDFAKIDLRIAKIVDCKAVEGSDKLLQLTLDVGEEKTRNVFSGIKSAYEPEQLIGKLTVMVANLAPRKMKFGLSEGMVLAASATDEKAEPGLYVLEPDSGAKPGMRVK, encoded by the coding sequence ATGTCAGCACCCGCAACCGATCTCTCCGCAGGCGCGCCGTCAGGCCGTCGCCAGATTCTCGTCACGTCGGCCCTTCCGTATGCGAACGGGCAAATTCATATCGGCCATCTGGTCGAATATATCCAGACGGACATCTGGGTCCGGACGTTGCGAATGCACGGGCACGAGGTCTACTACGTGGGCGCCGACGACACGCACGGCACGCCGGTCATGCTGCGCGCGGAAAAAGAAGGTCTGACGCCGAAGCAGCTGATCGACCGCGTCTGGCAGGAACACAAGCGCGATTTCGACAGCTTCGGGATTTCGTTCGACAATTACTACTCGACCGATTCCGAAGAGAATCGCGTGTTGAGCGAATCCGTCTATCTGGCGCTCAAGGAAGACGGTCTGATCGAAGCGCGCGACATCGAACAGGCATACGACCCGGTCAAGGAAATGTTCCTGCCGGACCGCTTCATCAAGGGCGAATGCCCGAAGTGCGGCGCGAAAGATCAATACGGCGACAGTTGCGAAGTATGCGGTTCGACCTATCTGCCGACCGACCTGGTCAATCCATACTCGGTCGTCTCGGGCGCCACGCCGATTCGTAAGACCTCGACGCACTACTTCTTCCGTCTGTCCGATCCGCGCTGCGAAAATTTCCTGCGCGAATGGGTCAGCGGTCTCGCGCAGCCGGAAGCCACCAACAAGATGCGCGAATGGCTGGGCGACGCCGGCGAAGCCAAACTCGCCGACTGGGATATTTCGCGCGACGCGCCGTATTTCGGCTTCGAAATTCCGGGCGCGCCGGGCAAATATTTCTACGTGTGGCTGGACGCGCCGGTCGGCTATTACGCGAGCTTCAAAAACCTTGCCGAAAAACGCGGCCTCGACTTCGACGCGTGGATTCGCCGCGGCTCGACCGCCGAGCAGTACCACTTCATCGGCAAAGACATTCTGTATTTCCACACGCTGTTCTGGCCGGCCATGCTCGAATTCTCGGGCCACCGCACGCCGACCAACGTGTTCGCGCACGGCTTCCTGACGGTGGACGGCGCGAAGATGTCGAAGTCGCGCGGCACGTTCATCACCGCAGAAAGCGTGATCGACACGGGTCTGAATCCGGAATGGCTGCGCTACTACTTCGCGGCCAAGCTGAACAGCACGATGGAAGACCTCGACCTGAACCTCGACGACTTCCAGGCGCGCGTGAACAGCGATCTGGTCGGCAAGTACGTGAACATCGCGAGCCGAGCGGCCGGCTTCCTGATCAAGCGTTTCGAAGGCCGCGTGCAGGACAGCGCCATGCAGCATTCGTTGCTCGCCACGCTGCGCGCCGCCGTACCGCAAATCGCCTCGAATTACGAGGCGCGCGAGTACAACCGCGCACTGCGCCAGACCATGGAACTGGCCGACGCGGTCAATGCGTACGTCGACACCGCCAAGCCGTGGGATCAGGCGAAAGACCCGGTCAATGCGGTCGCGTTGCACGAAACCTGCAGCGTGAGCATCGAGGCATTCCGCCTGCTGTCGCTGGCGCTCAAACCGGTGTTGCCGAAGCTGGCGGAAGCGGTCGAAGCCTTCCTCGGCATCGAGCCGCTGGTGTGGGCCGACGCGAATGCGCCGCTCTCCTCCACGCGTCCGATCAACGCGTACAAGCATCTGATGACGCGCGTCGATCCGAAGCAGATCGAGGCACTCATCGCCGCGAATCGCGATTCGCTGCAAGCTACGCCTGAAGCCGCGGCGCCGGCGGATGCGAAGGCCAAGTCGAAGGCAGCGAAAGCAGCCGCCGCCGACAAGGACGAAACGCCCGGCGTCATCTCGATCGACGACTTCGCCAAGATCGATCTTCGCATTGCGAAGATCGTCGACTGCAAGGCGGTGGAAGGCTCGGACAAGCTGCTGCAACTCACGCTCGACGTGGGCGAAGAAAAGACACGCAACGTGTTCTCGGGCATCAAGTCGGCTTATGAGCCGGAGCAACTGATCGGCAAGCTGACGGTGATGGTCGCGAACCTCGCGCCGCGCAAGATGAAGTTCGGCCTGTCCGAAGGCATGGTGCTGGCGGCCTCGGCAACTGACGAGAAAGCCGAACCAGGCCTCTACGTGCTCGAGCCGGATAGCGGCGCGAAACCGGGCATGCGCGTGAAATAA
- a CDS encoding arginine/lysine/ornithine decarboxylase, translating to MKFRFPVVIIDEDFRSENISGSGIRALAEAIEKEGVEVLGLTSYGDLTSFAQQSSRASCFILSIDDDELLPYVDNVVVEGETPELAAAIIALRAFVTEVRRRNADIPIFLYGETRTSRHLPNDILRELHGFIHMFEDTPEFVARHIIRETKVYLDSLAPPFFKELVQYADEGSYSWHCPGHSGGVAFLKSPLGQMFHQFFGENMLRADVCNAVDELGQLLDHTGPIAASERNAARIFSADHVFFVTNGTSTSNKIVWHGTVAPGDIVLVDRNCHKSILHAITMTGAIPVFLTPTRNNFGIIGPIPRSEFEPENIRKKILANPFAREAMAKNPDLKPRILTITQSTYDGVIYNVEMIKEMLGDWLDTLHFDEAWLPHAEFHEFYQDMHAIGAGRPRIGALVFATHSTHKLLAGISQASQIVVQDSKNSRFDKHRFNEAYLMHTSTSPQYAIIASCDVAAAMMEAPGGPALVEESIAEALDFRRAMIKVDAEYGDDWFFKVWGPDQFAEEGIGSREDWMLRPNDAWHGFGPLADGFNMLDPIKATIVTPGLDMDGGFGETGIPAAIVTKYLAEHGIIVEKTGLYSFFIMFTIGITKGRWNSMVTELQQFKDDYDNNQPLWRVLPEFVAHHPMYERVGLRDLCQQIHSVYRANDIARLTTEMYLSSMEPAMKPSDAFAKLAHREIDRVPIDELEGRVTSILLTPYPPGIPLLIPGERFNKTIVNYLRFAREFNERFPGFHTDIHGLVGETINGRIEYFVDCVRA from the coding sequence ATGAAGTTCCGTTTTCCCGTCGTCATCATCGACGAAGATTTTCGCTCCGAGAACATCTCGGGTTCCGGCATCCGGGCTTTGGCCGAGGCCATCGAGAAAGAAGGTGTGGAAGTGCTCGGGTTGACGAGCTACGGCGATCTGACCTCGTTCGCACAGCAGTCGAGCCGCGCGTCGTGCTTCATCCTGTCGATCGACGACGACGAGCTGCTGCCGTACGTCGATAACGTCGTGGTGGAAGGCGAGACGCCGGAACTGGCGGCTGCGATCATCGCGCTGCGCGCGTTCGTGACCGAAGTGCGCCGCCGCAACGCCGATATTCCGATCTTCCTGTACGGTGAAACGCGCACCTCGCGCCATCTGCCGAACGACATCTTGCGCGAACTGCACGGCTTCATCCACATGTTCGAGGACACGCCGGAATTCGTCGCGCGCCACATCATCCGCGAGACCAAGGTGTACCTGGACTCGCTCGCGCCGCCGTTCTTCAAGGAGCTGGTGCAGTACGCGGACGAAGGCTCGTATTCATGGCATTGCCCGGGGCACTCGGGCGGTGTCGCGTTTCTGAAGAGCCCGCTTGGCCAGATGTTCCACCAGTTCTTCGGCGAGAACATGCTGCGCGCCGACGTGTGCAACGCCGTTGACGAACTCGGTCAGCTGCTCGACCACACCGGCCCGATTGCTGCCTCCGAGCGCAACGCCGCGCGTATTTTCAGCGCCGACCACGTGTTCTTCGTGACCAACGGCACGTCGACCTCGAACAAGATCGTCTGGCACGGTACGGTTGCGCCGGGCGATATCGTGCTGGTGGACCGCAATTGCCACAAGTCGATCCTGCACGCGATCACGATGACCGGCGCGATTCCGGTGTTCCTCACACCCACGCGCAATAACTTCGGCATCATCGGCCCGATTCCGCGCAGCGAATTCGAGCCGGAAAACATTCGCAAGAAGATTCTGGCGAATCCGTTCGCCCGCGAAGCGATGGCTAAGAATCCGGACCTGAAGCCGCGTATCCTGACCATCACACAGAGCACCTATGACGGTGTGATCTACAACGTCGAGATGATCAAGGAAATGCTGGGCGACTGGCTCGATACGCTGCACTTCGACGAAGCGTGGCTGCCGCACGCGGAATTCCACGAGTTCTATCAGGACATGCATGCGATTGGCGCCGGCCGTCCGCGCATTGGCGCACTCGTGTTCGCGACGCACTCCACGCACAAGCTGCTGGCCGGTATTTCGCAGGCTTCGCAGATCGTTGTGCAGGATTCGAAGAACAGCCGCTTCGACAAGCACCGCTTTAACGAAGCGTATCTGATGCATACGTCCACCAGCCCGCAGTACGCGATCATCGCCTCGTGCGACGTGGCCGCGGCCATGATGGAAGCACCGGGCGGCCCCGCGCTGGTGGAAGAATCGATTGCGGAAGCTTTGGATTTCCGCCGCGCGATGATCAAGGTCGACGCCGAGTACGGCGACGACTGGTTCTTCAAGGTGTGGGGCCCGGACCAGTTCGCCGAAGAGGGTATCGGCTCGCGCGAAGACTGGATGCTGCGCCCGAACGACGCGTGGCACGGTTTCGGCCCGCTCGCCGATGGCTTCAACATGCTCGACCCGATCAAGGCGACCATCGTCACGCCGGGTCTGGATATGGACGGCGGCTTCGGCGAGACCGGCATTCCGGCCGCGATCGTCACGAAGTACCTGGCCGAGCACGGCATCATCGTCGAGAAGACGGGGTTGTATTCGTTCTTCATCATGTTCACGATCGGCATCACCAAGGGCCGTTGGAACTCGATGGTCACCGAACTGCAGCAGTTCAAGGACGACTACGACAACAATCAGCCGCTGTGGCGCGTGCTGCCCGAATTCGTTGCGCATCATCCGATGTACGAGCGTGTGGGCTTGCGCGATCTGTGCCAGCAGATCCACAGCGTCTACCGCGCGAACGACATTGCGCGCCTGACGACCGAGATGTATTTGTCGAGCATGGAACCGGCCATGAAGCCGTCGGATGCGTTCGCCAAGCTCGCGCACCGCGAGATCGACCGGGTACCGATCGACGAACTCGAAGGCCGTGTCACGTCGATCCTGTTGACGCCGTATCCGCCGGGCATTCCGCTGCTGATTCCGGGCGAGCGCTTCAACAAGACCATCGTCAACTATTTGCGTTTCGCGCGCGAGTTCAACGAGCGCTTCCCGGGTTTCCACACGGACATCCATGGGCTGGTTGGCGAAACCATCAATGGGCGCATCGAATACTTCGTCGATTGCGTGCGCGCCTGA
- the apbC gene encoding iron-sulfur cluster carrier protein ApbC, giving the protein MSIDRALVDAALAAVTDPNTGKSYAAARNIRNVAVEGDTVSLEVVLGYPAKRQFEAVRTQFADALKAVPGVANARVEVSQNIAAHTVQRGVKLLPNVKNIVAVASGKGGVGKSTTAVNLALALASEGASVGILDADIYGPSLPMMLGITGRPESPDEKSMNPMTGHGLQANSIGFLIEQDNPMVWRGPMATSALEQLLRQTNWQDLDYLIVDMPPGTGDIQLTLSQRVPVTGAVIVTTPQDIALLDAKKGLKMFEKVGIPILGIVENMGMHICSNCGHEEHIFGAGGGERMGKEYGVDVLGSLPLDIAIREQADSGKPTVVADPQGRIAEIYRSIARKVAIHIAERARDMTSKFPSIVVQNT; this is encoded by the coding sequence ATGAGTATCGATCGGGCTTTGGTCGACGCTGCCCTCGCGGCCGTCACTGACCCCAACACAGGCAAGTCCTACGCGGCTGCCAGGAACATCAGGAACGTGGCCGTGGAGGGTGACACGGTTAGCCTCGAAGTGGTACTCGGCTATCCGGCCAAACGGCAATTTGAAGCGGTCCGCACGCAATTCGCCGACGCGCTGAAGGCCGTTCCCGGCGTGGCGAACGCACGCGTCGAGGTGTCTCAGAACATCGCTGCGCACACCGTGCAGCGCGGCGTCAAACTGTTGCCGAACGTTAAGAACATCGTCGCCGTGGCGTCGGGCAAGGGCGGGGTCGGCAAGAGCACGACCGCCGTGAACCTCGCATTGGCACTGGCGAGCGAAGGCGCGTCGGTCGGCATTCTGGATGCGGATATCTACGGCCCCTCGCTGCCGATGATGCTTGGGATCACCGGCCGTCCCGAATCGCCCGACGAAAAGTCGATGAACCCGATGACCGGCCATGGCTTGCAGGCCAATTCGATCGGCTTTCTGATCGAGCAGGACAACCCGATGGTGTGGCGCGGCCCGATGGCCACCTCGGCGCTCGAACAGCTGCTGCGGCAGACCAACTGGCAAGATCTCGACTACCTGATCGTCGACATGCCACCGGGCACCGGCGACATTCAATTGACCTTGTCGCAACGCGTGCCGGTGACGGGCGCCGTGATCGTCACGACGCCGCAGGACATTGCGCTGCTCGACGCGAAGAAGGGCCTCAAGATGTTCGAGAAGGTCGGCATTCCGATCCTCGGGATCGTCGAGAACATGGGCATGCATATCTGTTCGAATTGCGGTCACGAAGAGCATATCTTCGGCGCGGGCGGCGGGGAGCGGATGGGCAAGGAATACGGCGTCGACGTGCTCGGCAGCCTGCCGCTCGATATCGCCATCCGTGAGCAGGCCGACTCGGGCAAACCCACCGTCGTGGCGGATCCGCAAGGGCGTATCGCGGAGATCTACCGCTCGATCGCGCGCAAGGTGGCGATCCATATCGCCGAGCGGGCTCGCGACATGACCTCGAAGTTTCCCAGCATCGTTGTGCAGAACACCTGA